One region of Chitinophagales bacterium genomic DNA includes:
- a CDS encoding helix-turn-helix transcriptional regulator, with protein sequence MNRKGLVSRIKSKIIEKMSQRGLTQTTLAQKIDTSQQALNKLLNQSDDISISKMEKIAEALDIKFNELLPLNINQNNNDGSKENYQTININEKDVLNQILENQKLLIELTKQVIERDSLRK encoded by the coding sequence ATGAATAGAAAGGGGTTAGTTAGTAGAATTAAGTCGAAGATTATCGAAAAAATGAGTCAGCGTGGATTAACGCAAACTACCTTAGCACAAAAAATAGACACCAGCCAGCAAGCATTAAATAAACTACTCAATCAAAGTGATGACATATCAATATCAAAAATGGAAAAAATAGCTGAAGCCCTCGACATTAAATTCAATGAACTACTACCATTGAATATTAATCAAAACAATAATGATGGTTCTAAAGAGAACTATCAGACCATAAATATTAATGAGAAAGATGTTTTAAATCAAATTTTAGAAAATCAAAAACTGCTGATAGAACTGACCAAGCAAGTCATAGAGCGCGATTCTCTGAGGAAGTAA
- a CDS encoding carboxylesterase family protein: protein MRFLSFFFLMLMSSNGITQCGNRYNAAIFPNVKTTTYQFGENITYTGANQKLNLDLYTPIGDTTPSGDLFKNRPCIVFCFGGAFVSGTRTSPELTFFASSLAQRGFVCASIDYRLDNQANMTANGENGSVIRAVQDAKAAVRFLKSKSADFGIDSTMMFIGGTSAGGVTALTLGYSQFNELSDSVKTAINSLGGWEGSTNNLSQSSQVKGIFNFAGAILDTAHIVANDLPIYLNHANGDATVPFRSGYPLNGQSKTFMHGSFNIAQRMKEKGNYYVLDSFSSTNHPAFADPNILTGLGLLNTTLENLRKFLYKVMKCDQATGNIQTKNQASLILENPVKSVLYFNEEINLNDISLYNLLGNRISLEIENSNSVSILHLPRGLYILKYKDVVQKLIFE from the coding sequence ATGCGCTTTCTCAGCTTTTTTTTCCTAATGTTAATGAGTTCGAATGGGATTACTCAATGCGGCAATCGCTATAATGCCGCTATCTTTCCAAATGTCAAAACGACTACCTATCAGTTTGGAGAGAATATAACATACACTGGTGCCAATCAAAAATTAAATCTTGATTTATATACGCCCATAGGTGATACTACCCCTTCCGGAGACTTATTTAAAAATAGACCTTGTATAGTCTTTTGTTTTGGAGGGGCATTTGTTTCGGGGACCCGCACTTCTCCAGAATTGACCTTTTTTGCTAGCAGTCTAGCACAACGTGGCTTTGTGTGCGCAAGTATAGATTATAGACTAGACAATCAAGCAAACATGACCGCCAATGGTGAAAATGGTTCGGTAATTCGAGCCGTGCAAGATGCTAAGGCTGCCGTACGTTTTTTAAAATCAAAATCAGCGGATTTCGGTATAGATAGTACTATGATGTTTATTGGTGGAACCTCAGCAGGAGGAGTTACGGCGCTGACTTTAGGATATTCGCAGTTCAATGAACTATCAGATTCTGTCAAAACCGCTATCAATTCTCTGGGCGGCTGGGAAGGCTCTACCAATAACCTGTCACAAAGTTCCCAGGTCAAAGGGATATTTAATTTTGCAGGAGCTATACTAGATACCGCCCATATTGTAGCCAATGATCTTCCCATTTATCTTAATCATGCTAACGGAGACGCTACGGTTCCATTTCGTTCAGGATACCCACTAAATGGCCAGTCTAAAACCTTTATGCATGGCAGCTTTAATATAGCACAACGCATGAAAGAAAAGGGAAATTATTATGTTTTAGATTCATTTAGTTCCACAAATCATCCTGCTTTCGCCGACCCTAATATTCTTACAGGCCTTGGATTATTAAATACGACATTAGAAAATTTGAGAAAATTTCTATACAAGGTAATGAAATGCGATCAAGCTACAGGAAATATACAGACTAAAAATCAAGCTAGTTTAATATTGGAAAATCCTGTAAAGTCTGTGCTTTATTTTAATGAAGAAATCAACTTAAATGACATTTCTCTTTATAATTTGCTAGGGAATAGAATATCCTTAGAAATAGAAAATTCTAATTCTGTCTCCATCCTCCATTTGCCTAGGGGTTTATATATTTTGAAGTACAAAGATGTGGTGCAAAAGTTAATATTCGAATGA
- a CDS encoding ORF6N domain-containing protein → MDLIQIQNKIYTIRQQRVMLDYDLAAMYEVETRALNQSVKRNLKRFPSDFMFQFTTQEWEAMSSQIVMTSSSKRPKAAIPYAFTEQGLAMLSGILNSDKAIEVNISIMRAFVLIRTLALTYKELSERLKILEDKFPDIYKAINYLLDKDKNEVKQKERTKIGFKK, encoded by the coding sequence ATGGATTTGATACAAATTCAAAATAAAATCTATACCATTCGGCAGCAGAGAGTCATGCTTGATTATGACTTAGCTGCCATGTATGAAGTAGAGACGCGTGCTTTAAATCAATCCGTAAAGAGGAATTTAAAACGATTTCCATCTGATTTTATGTTTCAATTTACTACCCAAGAATGGGAAGCAATGTCGTCACAAATTGTGATGACATCTAGCTCCAAGAGACCAAAGGCAGCTATCCCCTATGCCTTTACCGAACAAGGCTTGGCCATGCTCAGCGGAATCCTAAACTCTGACAAAGCCATCGAGGTCAATATCAGTATAATGAGAGCTTTCGTTCTTATTCGCACATTAGCCTTGACCTACAAAGAACTGAGTGAGCGACTAAAAATTCTTGAGGATAAATTTCCAGATATTTATAAAGCTATAAATTATCTGCTAGACAAGGACAAAAACGAAGTAAAACAAAAAGAAAGAACTAAAATTGGATTTAAAAAATAA
- the scpA gene encoding methylmalonyl-CoA mutase, which produces MSYSFEELYRSAEKIEKSVYKFVEGIDVKSGYTAQDSENLEHIGYSCGQPPFLRGPYASMYINKPWTIRQYAGFSTAEKSNAFYRKNLASGQKGLSVAFDLATHRGYDSDHPRVIGDVGMAGVAIDSVEDMKILFDQIPLDEMSVSMTMNGAVIPIMAFYIVAAEEQGVSPDKLSGTIQNDILKEFMVRNTYIYPPKPSMRLIADIFQYTSKKMPKFNSISISGYHIQEAGASADIELAYTLADGLEYLKLGVESGLAIDDFAPRLSFFWGIGMNHFMEIAKMRAGRVLWAEIVNQFQPKNPKSLALRAHCQTSGWSLTEQDPYNNVARTTIEAMSAAFGGTQSLHTNALDEAIALPTDFSAAIARNTQIHIQKNTNICKAIDPWAGSHYVEYLTDQLIQKARIPIQEITENGGMTAAIEKGIPKMRIEESAAKRQAKIDGGTDTIVGVNKYKTTEESNIEVLSIDNMEVLSKQKKRLKKIKAERNEEKVLACLQKITMAATDSSINILECAVEAARERATLGEISDALENVFGRYHAKQNLISGVFSKEMKDNKLFQEATILSQQFADKFGRRPRILIAKMGQDGHDRGAKVIATAFADLGFDVDISPMFQTPQEIAKQAVENDVHIVGVSSLAGGHKSLIKTLKEELNSYERGDIMIVAGGVIPQQDYDNLYKDGVQFIFGPGSIIAESAGAILRNFLN; this is translated from the coding sequence ATGTCATATTCATTTGAAGAACTATACCGCAGTGCAGAAAAGATAGAAAAATCTGTCTATAAATTTGTAGAAGGAATAGATGTCAAATCTGGTTATACAGCTCAAGATTCAGAAAATTTAGAACACATTGGCTATAGCTGCGGTCAGCCGCCTTTTTTGAGGGGTCCTTATGCATCGATGTACATCAACAAACCTTGGACGATTCGTCAGTATGCAGGATTTTCTACCGCAGAAAAGTCGAATGCCTTTTACCGAAAAAATCTAGCATCTGGTCAGAAAGGATTGTCTGTTGCTTTTGACTTAGCTACCCATAGAGGCTATGATAGTGATCATCCGCGCGTTATTGGCGATGTAGGCATGGCAGGTGTGGCTATCGATTCGGTTGAGGATATGAAAATTTTATTCGATCAAATCCCATTGGATGAGATGTCCGTTTCTATGACCATGAATGGTGCTGTCATTCCTATTATGGCTTTTTATATTGTAGCAGCTGAAGAGCAAGGTGTAAGTCCTGACAAGCTTTCAGGTACTATTCAGAATGATATACTCAAGGAGTTTATGGTACGTAATACCTATATCTATCCTCCTAAACCGTCTATGCGCTTGATAGCTGATATTTTTCAATATACCTCGAAGAAAATGCCAAAATTCAATTCTATATCTATTTCTGGCTATCATATTCAAGAGGCTGGGGCGAGCGCAGATATAGAACTAGCCTATACCTTGGCAGATGGTTTGGAATATCTCAAACTAGGTGTGGAGAGTGGACTGGCTATTGATGATTTTGCACCACGACTATCGTTCTTCTGGGGGATAGGAATGAATCATTTTATGGAGATAGCTAAGATGCGAGCAGGACGTGTACTATGGGCAGAAATAGTTAATCAATTTCAACCTAAAAATCCTAAATCGCTAGCTCTGAGGGCGCATTGTCAGACGAGTGGTTGGAGTCTTACAGAACAAGACCCCTATAACAATGTGGCTCGCACCACGATTGAAGCTATGTCGGCAGCTTTTGGAGGTACTCAATCACTGCACACCAATGCCTTGGATGAAGCCATTGCTCTGCCTACTGATTTCTCTGCGGCTATTGCTCGCAATACGCAGATACATATTCAAAAAAATACGAATATCTGCAAAGCGATAGATCCATGGGCTGGGTCTCATTATGTGGAATACTTGACCGATCAGTTGATACAAAAAGCGAGAATACCGATTCAAGAAATCACCGAAAACGGCGGTATGACGGCTGCTATAGAAAAAGGAATACCTAAAATGAGAATTGAAGAATCTGCCGCTAAGCGTCAGGCAAAAATTGATGGAGGTACTGATACTATAGTTGGAGTCAATAAATATAAGACTACCGAAGAGTCTAATATAGAAGTATTGTCTATTGACAATATGGAAGTATTGTCTAAACAAAAAAAACGATTAAAGAAGATAAAAGCAGAGCGCAATGAAGAAAAGGTGCTAGCCTGCCTGCAAAAAATCACAATGGCTGCTACTGACTCTTCTATCAATATTTTGGAATGTGCAGTTGAGGCTGCAAGGGAGCGTGCCACTTTAGGTGAAATATCAGATGCTTTGGAAAATGTATTTGGTCGCTATCATGCCAAACAAAATTTAATTTCAGGCGTATTTTCTAAAGAAATGAAGGATAATAAATTGTTTCAAGAGGCGACTATTCTCAGCCAACAGTTTGCAGATAAATTCGGTCGTCGTCCACGTATTCTGATAGCAAAAATGGGTCAGGATGGTCATGATAGGGGCGCTAAAGTGATAGCGACTGCGTTCGCTGACTTAGGTTTTGATGTCGATATCAGTCCTATGTTTCAAACTCCACAAGAGATCGCTAAACAAGCTGTTGAAAATGACGTGCACATAGTTGGCGTTTCTTCTCTTGCAGGGGGTCACAAATCTTTAATTAAGACACTCAAAGAAGAACTGAATAGCTACGAGCGGGGCGATATCATGATCGTAGCAGGTGGAGTAATACCGCAACAGGATTATGACAATTTGTATAAAGACGGCGTTCAGTTCATCTTTGGACCTGGGTCTATCATAGCTGAAAGTGCAGGTGCTATTTTAAGGAATTTCCTAAATTAG
- a CDS encoding DUF423 domain-containing protein has product MRKIGLSIGIIGALGVLIGAFGAHGVKGKISDQHYNSYRVGVEYLFFHLAPLLYIVTQTYNKVLQKAALLFIFGILFFTGSNVLMTTEAIHHINFHFLWPVTPLGGILFVIGWLSMSYHFYQKTD; this is encoded by the coding sequence ATGCGAAAAATTGGACTAAGTATCGGTATTATTGGTGCTTTAGGTGTATTGATTGGAGCTTTTGGGGCACATGGTGTCAAAGGTAAAATCAGTGATCAGCATTATAACTCCTACAGAGTAGGCGTTGAGTATTTGTTCTTTCATCTTGCACCTCTATTATACATTGTGACACAGACATATAACAAGGTATTACAGAAAGCTGCATTATTATTTATATTCGGTATCCTATTTTTTACAGGCTCGAATGTCCTCATGACTACCGAGGCTATTCACCACATCAATTTTCATTTCCTTTGGCCAGTGACTCCGCTAGGGGGAATTCTTTTTGTGATCGGGTGGCTGTCCATGTCGTATCATTTTTATCAAAAAACCGATTGA
- a CDS encoding DMT family protein, which produces MSKSLLTIFLLTCYNIFMTLAWYGHLKLAEWTWFQRLGIFSIILFSWGIAFFEYCFQVPANKMGYQGNGGPFSLLELKVLQEVLTLLIFVVFSVVFFKSESLRWNHAIGLFFLVLSVYFVFKK; this is translated from the coding sequence ATGTCAAAATCTCTCCTTACGATATTCTTACTTACTTGCTACAATATTTTTATGACCTTAGCTTGGTATGGGCATTTAAAGCTGGCAGAGTGGACATGGTTTCAGCGATTGGGTATTTTCTCTATCATATTGTTTAGCTGGGGAATTGCATTTTTTGAATACTGCTTTCAAGTGCCCGCCAATAAGATGGGATATCAGGGAAATGGTGGACCATTTAGCTTACTTGAGTTAAAAGTTTTACAAGAGGTATTGACCTTGTTGATTTTCGTGGTGTTTTCTGTTGTGTTTTTTAAATCAGAATCTTTGAGATGGAATCACGCTATCGGGTTATTTTTTTTAGTACTTTCGGTATATTTTGTTTTTAAGAAGTAA
- the dnaX gene encoding DNA polymerase III subunit gamma/tau gives MSEAFIVSARKYRPQRFDEVVGQEATTQTLKNAIRNKQLAHSFLFTGSRGIGKTTIARIFAKTINCKELQPDGEACNQCDACLSFNRNASFNIIELDAASKNSVDDIRELIEQVQYAPQNAEYKVFIIDEVHMLSASAFNAFLKTLEEPPSYAKFILATTEKHKILPTILSRCQIYDFKRISIGDIQNHLHKIAGKENIEADDNSLNLIAQKADGGLRDALSMFDRLVSMNGQKLVYDTVIKSLNILDYVVYFQFIDNIVKEQSDTVLLLLNDVLTNGFDLDTFLSGLAEHIRNLWVAKKESTLSLLEYNAEVKAQFVAQGKELDEAYMLNLLQVISECEVQMKTTRNRRLVVELALLKMSYLRKLMNSSWTELGEKKKSDGLATPAIKSERKEIPAPQQPSTPNNSQFGIKLDDILNKVDQNLKQEPSKKPEYKPILNSDLWTQIVERFDGTLSEKQMLKALRPEIENETFILHLESESLAKMVEATFPNLKKIYTEISGDLAHFKCIVDTSNQVEDVSKRQAFEDLAKKYPILNDIHDTFKLDFHS, from the coding sequence TTGAGCGAAGCATTTATAGTATCAGCCCGAAAGTACCGCCCCCAAAGATTTGACGAGGTGGTAGGTCAGGAAGCGACTACCCAGACGCTCAAGAATGCTATTCGCAATAAGCAACTCGCTCATTCTTTCTTATTTACTGGATCACGTGGTATAGGTAAAACAACGATAGCCAGAATTTTTGCTAAAACAATAAATTGTAAAGAATTACAACCTGATGGAGAGGCATGTAATCAATGCGATGCCTGCCTTTCTTTTAACCGTAACGCTTCATTCAATATTATAGAGCTCGATGCTGCTAGTAAGAACTCGGTTGATGATATCAGAGAATTAATCGAACAGGTACAATATGCACCCCAAAATGCAGAGTACAAGGTCTTCATCATAGACGAGGTCCACATGCTTTCCGCATCAGCATTTAATGCTTTTCTCAAAACCCTAGAGGAACCACCTAGTTATGCTAAATTTATCTTGGCTACGACAGAAAAGCACAAAATTCTCCCTACCATACTTTCCCGTTGTCAGATTTATGATTTTAAGCGAATATCAATCGGAGATATCCAAAATCATCTGCATAAAATAGCTGGCAAAGAGAATATAGAAGCAGATGACAACTCTCTCAATCTTATAGCACAGAAAGCCGATGGAGGCTTGCGAGACGCTCTATCTATGTTTGACCGCTTGGTAAGTATGAATGGGCAGAAGCTAGTGTATGATACAGTTATCAAGAGTCTAAACATACTTGATTATGTAGTATATTTTCAGTTTATCGATAACATAGTGAAGGAGCAGAGCGATACAGTTTTATTATTGCTAAATGATGTACTGACCAATGGCTTTGACCTCGACACCTTTCTTTCTGGATTGGCTGAGCATATACGTAATTTATGGGTTGCTAAGAAAGAATCTACCTTATCCTTGTTAGAATACAATGCTGAGGTAAAGGCCCAATTTGTAGCACAAGGCAAAGAACTGGATGAGGCCTATATGCTCAATCTACTCCAAGTCATATCGGAATGTGAGGTACAGATGAAAACGACTAGAAATCGGAGATTGGTGGTCGAGCTCGCTCTTTTGAAAATGAGTTATCTTAGAAAATTAATGAATTCTAGTTGGACAGAGCTAGGCGAAAAAAAAAAATCTGACGGATTAGCTACCCCAGCTATAAAATCCGAAAGAAAAGAGATTCCAGCTCCACAGCAACCAAGCACGCCGAACAACAGTCAGTTTGGAATCAAGCTAGATGATATTCTGAACAAGGTAGATCAAAATCTCAAACAAGAACCGAGTAAAAAACCCGAGTACAAACCTATATTGAATTCTGATTTATGGACTCAAATAGTTGAGCGATTTGATGGTACTCTGTCAGAAAAACAAATGCTTAAAGCTCTAAGACCAGAAATCGAAAACGAGACTTTCATTCTTCATTTAGAAAGTGAGAGTTTAGCTAAAATGGTAGAAGCTACTTTCCCAAATCTTAAGAAGATTTATACCGAAATTTCAGGCGATTTAGCACACTTTAAATGTATCGTAGATACATCGAATCAAGTCGAAGATGTTAGTAAACGTCAAGCATTTGAAGACTTGGCGAAGAAATATCCTATCTTAAATGATATTCATGATACGTTTAAGTTGGATTTTCATAGTTAG
- the galE gene encoding UDP-glucose 4-epimerase GalE, with the protein MKKVLVTGGTGYIGSHTVVDLLENGYDVIVVDNLSRSKEEVLLGIEKTTGKKPSFYNVDLCDKVALEQVFQAEKNIEGIIHFAAYKYVDESVKEPLLYYRNNVEGLLNLLECVKKYKVANFVFSSSCSVYGNIDSLPVSETTKLNPAQSPYASTKVVGELMLEDVKLEIPANFISLRYFNPVGAHTAGFIGENPAVIPNNLVPRITGTAIGKFEKLMIFGNQLPTRDGSCIRDYIHVMDVAEAHTAALKYLSKLNTIHTHEIINVGSGEGVSVLELVAAFEKATGIHLNKEIAPPREGDVIAVYSDTQKSSKVLNWQTKRSIEEMMITAWEWEKKNHV; encoded by the coding sequence ATGAAGAAAGTACTCGTCACTGGTGGCACGGGCTACATAGGTTCACATACGGTAGTAGATTTACTGGAGAATGGCTATGACGTCATTGTAGTGGACAATCTGAGCAGGTCCAAAGAAGAGGTGCTACTAGGAATAGAAAAAACAACAGGCAAAAAGCCGAGCTTCTATAATGTGGACTTGTGTGATAAAGTGGCTTTAGAACAAGTGTTTCAAGCAGAAAAAAATATTGAAGGAATTATTCATTTCGCTGCTTATAAATACGTAGATGAAAGTGTGAAAGAACCTTTGCTGTATTATAGAAATAATGTGGAAGGCTTATTAAATTTATTAGAATGTGTCAAAAAGTATAAGGTTGCTAATTTTGTATTCAGCTCTAGCTGCTCGGTCTATGGCAATATAGACTCACTGCCAGTATCGGAAACCACCAAGCTCAATCCAGCACAGAGTCCCTACGCCTCTACCAAAGTGGTAGGCGAACTCATGCTAGAAGATGTAAAACTTGAAATACCTGCCAACTTTATATCCCTGCGTTACTTCAATCCAGTTGGGGCTCACACAGCAGGATTTATAGGAGAAAATCCTGCAGTAATACCAAATAATCTCGTGCCGAGAATTACAGGTACTGCCATAGGAAAATTTGAAAAGCTGATGATATTTGGCAATCAGTTGCCGACTAGGGATGGGAGTTGTATTCGAGACTATATTCATGTGATGGACGTAGCTGAGGCACATACTGCTGCCCTGAAATATTTATCTAAATTAAATACTATACATACTCATGAAATCATCAACGTAGGTTCTGGTGAAGGGGTTTCCGTTCTAGAACTTGTAGCAGCTTTCGAAAAAGCTACTGGCATACATCTCAATAAAGAAATAGCACCACCGAGAGAAGGCGATGTCATTGCGGTATATTCAGACACTCAGAAATCCTCTAAAGTCCTAAACTGGCAGACTAAAAGAAGTATTGAAGAAATGATGATTACTGCCTGGGAATGGGAGAAAAAGAATCATGTCTAA
- the bshA gene encoding N-acetyl-alpha-D-glucosaminyl L-malate synthase BshA: MNIGIVCYPTYGGSGVVATELGKGLALRGHSVHFITYKQPFRLDSFHPNISYHEVSFENYALFQYPPYETALASRMVDVVQFEKLDILHVHYAIPHASAAYLAQSILRDKGINIPFVTTLHGTDITLVGKDKSFLPVVEFSINKSDGVTAVSHSLKKDTLESFDIKNEIEVIHNFINLQRFSKLEKPHFRKLVAQDHERILIHISNFRKVKRTEDVVRMFEILVKKIPSKLLMVGDGPERQQCEELCRELRICDNVKFLGKQEAVEELFAISDLMVLPSQSESFGLAALEAMACHVPVLSSNAGGLPELVKDGENGFMRAVGDIQAMSLAAEKILSDDTILKRFKDTAYQTAKRFDIEVILPQYENLYQKIMAK; encoded by the coding sequence ATGAATATAGGAATAGTGTGTTATCCTACCTACGGAGGTAGCGGTGTGGTGGCTACTGAGCTAGGTAAAGGTCTGGCTTTGCGCGGACATTCTGTGCATTTCATTACCTACAAGCAGCCCTTTCGTTTGGATAGTTTTCATCCCAATATTAGTTATCATGAAGTCAGTTTTGAGAACTATGCCCTTTTTCAATACCCACCTTATGAGACCGCTTTAGCTTCTCGTATGGTCGATGTCGTTCAGTTTGAAAAATTAGATATTTTACATGTACATTATGCCATACCGCACGCTTCGGCAGCCTACCTTGCTCAAAGTATTTTGAGAGATAAGGGTATAAATATTCCATTTGTCACCACACTTCATGGTACAGATATTACACTGGTAGGAAAAGATAAATCCTTCTTGCCAGTAGTAGAATTTTCGATCAATAAATCTGACGGAGTAACTGCGGTATCACATTCTCTCAAAAAAGACACTCTGGAATCTTTTGATATCAAGAATGAAATAGAAGTTATACATAATTTCATCAATCTACAACGATTTTCCAAGCTAGAAAAACCCCATTTCCGAAAACTGGTAGCGCAAGACCATGAGCGCATTTTGATTCATATTTCTAATTTTAGAAAAGTGAAGCGTACTGAAGATGTGGTAAGGATGTTTGAAATTTTAGTAAAAAAAATACCTAGCAAACTGCTCATGGTAGGTGATGGTCCTGAAAGACAGCAATGTGAGGAATTGTGCAGAGAGTTAAGAATATGTGATAATGTAAAATTTCTAGGCAAACAAGAGGCTGTAGAAGAGTTGTTTGCTATCAGCGATCTCATGGTACTGCCCAGTCAATCGGAAAGTTTCGGACTCGCTGCATTAGAGGCTATGGCGTGTCATGTCCCAGTGCTTTCTAGCAATGCCGGTGGACTTCCAGAGCTAGTAAAAGACGGAGAAAATGGTTTTATGCGTGCGGTGGGCGATATTCAAGCCATGTCACTTGCAGCAGAGAAAATTTTATCTGATGACACTATTCTGAAACGATTTAAAGACACAGCATATCAGACAGCTAAACGATTCGATATCGAAGTGATACTACCACAATACGAAAATTTATACCAAAAAATAATGGCAAAATGA
- the dprA gene encoding DNA-protecting protein DprA yields MQLSQEDFYLMALQAIDGLGPIKANALLRSFENAENIFKANRRELKNTLSALSDEVIKQILDKSSFAEIDIETKFCQKNNIDIITFQNENYPVRLNLIEDKPLVLYKKGNIFPKIKRSLAIVGTRKSTEYGHKFLEQFYAELKEVKNLAVISGLALGIDQKAHALCVKSNIPTLAVMGLSLEKIYPAQNTNLAKSILEAEGGWITETSSQSKTSQGVFPRRNRLIAGLCDAILVVETDIKGGSVITALLANDYGKDVFALPGRISDAQSRGCNDLIQRNLASLVNTPKDLIEAMSWNTHTNKKIPKTLELDFEGTAMQKNVLDVIRKTPKIELEKLLFQFNLEHGQLVETLLELELQGMINTLPGNKYELI; encoded by the coding sequence ATGCAACTATCTCAGGAAGACTTTTACCTCATGGCACTGCAGGCTATTGATGGTCTAGGACCTATCAAGGCGAATGCTCTTTTGAGAAGTTTTGAAAATGCAGAAAATATTTTTAAGGCAAATCGTAGAGAATTAAAAAATACTTTATCAGCGCTAAGTGATGAAGTGATAAAGCAAATATTAGATAAATCTTCATTTGCAGAAATTGATATTGAAACAAAGTTTTGTCAAAAAAACAATATCGATATTATCACTTTTCAGAATGAAAATTACCCTGTGAGATTGAACCTTATCGAGGATAAGCCTCTCGTACTTTATAAAAAAGGAAATATTTTCCCTAAAATAAAGCGAAGTCTAGCTATCGTGGGGACACGAAAATCGACAGAATATGGTCATAAGTTTTTAGAACAGTTTTATGCAGAACTGAAAGAGGTCAAGAATTTAGCTGTTATTAGTGGATTAGCACTTGGTATAGACCAGAAGGCTCATGCACTCTGCGTCAAAAGCAATATCCCTACTTTAGCAGTTATGGGTCTGAGTTTAGAGAAAATTTACCCTGCACAGAATACGAATCTAGCCAAATCAATTTTGGAAGCAGAAGGTGGCTGGATAACAGAAACCTCATCGCAGAGTAAAACATCACAGGGGGTTTTTCCGAGAAGAAATAGATTGATAGCTGGTCTCTGTGACGCCATACTCGTAGTAGAGACGGATATCAAAGGAGGTTCGGTGATTACGGCACTTCTCGCAAATGATTACGGCAAAGATGTATTTGCACTGCCCGGTAGAATATCGGATGCTCAATCGAGAGGGTGCAATGATTTGATACAAAGAAATCTAGCCAGTCTGGTGAATACCCCTAAGGACTTGATAGAAGCAATGTCATGGAATACACATACCAATAAAAAAATCCCAAAGACTTTAGAATTGGATTTTGAAGGAACTGCTATGCAGAAAAATGTTTTAGATGTCATTCGAAAAACACCAAAAATAGAATTAGAAAAATTATTGTTTCAATTCAACTTGGAACATGGTCAGCTGGTAGAAACCTTATTGGAATTGGAATTGCAGGGTATGATAAACACCTTGCCAGGCAATAAATATGAACTAATTTAA